One region of Primulina tabacum isolate GXHZ01 chromosome 1, ASM2559414v2, whole genome shotgun sequence genomic DNA includes:
- the LOC142546379 gene encoding profilin-4 → MSWQTYVDDHLMCDVDGVHLTAAAIIGQDGNVWAQSSVFPQFKPEEIANIIKDFDEPGSLAPTGLYLGGTKYMVIQGEPGAVIRGKKGAGGITVKKTGQALIFGVYEEPMTPGQCNMVVEKMGDYLIDQGL, encoded by the exons ATGTCGTGGCAGACTTACGTTGATGATCACTTGATGTGCGATGTGGACGGTGTCCATCTCACCGCCGCCGCTATCATCGGCCAAGACGGCAACGTTTGGGCTCAGAGCTCTGTCTTCCCCCAG TTCAAGCCTGAGGAGATCGCTAATATCATAAAAGATTTCGATGAGCCTGGATCTCTTGCTCCCACCGGACTATATCTAGGAGGCACCAAGTATATGGTAATTCAAGGCGAGCCTGGAGCTGTAATCCGTGGAAAGAAG GGAGCAGGTGGTATAACTGTGAAGAAAACCGGGCAAGCTCTCATTTTCGGTGTCTACGAGGAACCAATGACTCCTGGACAATGTAATATGGTTGTGGAGAAGATGGGAGACTACCTCATCGATCAGGGCCTGTAG